The sequence GGATACGTTCGTCGGTCGGACCGCCGGCCAGGTGGTTGGCGACACCGAGCACGTCGAACCAGTAGAAGCTCATCGCGGTGAGGATGCGGCCCTTGTCCGGGATCGCCGGGCTCAGGATGTGGTCGTACGCCGAGATCCGGTCCGAGGCGACGAGGAGGAGGGTGTTCGCGTCGATCTCATAGATCTCGCGAACCTTCCCCGACGCCAGGTGGGTGTACGACTGCAGTTCAGGACGCATGGCTTCGACCCTAGAGGTATGACATCCTGCATCGCATGGCCGGTCCGCTGATCTCCATCACCTACTGCACCCGATGCAACTGGTTGCTGCGGGCCTCGTGGATGGCGAGCGAACTGCTCAGCACATTCGGCACCGAGTTGGGTGCGGTGACCCTGGTCCCCGGCACCGGGGGTGTCTTCCACATCGAGGTCGACGGAGAGCAGGTCTGGGAACGTACACGCGACGGCGGGTTTCCCGATGTGGTGACGCTCAAGCGCCTCATCCGCGACACCGCACTGCCCGACTGGGATCTGGGGCACGCGGAGCGCCCTTCGTGACGGTCGCTTCGCTCCCTCCTCAGGGCACAGGGGACCGATCCCTGAGGTGCGAGCGAAGCGAGCCTCGAAGGGTCAGAGAATCGGCGCGGGCGTGTAACCGGCCGCATCCGGGTAGTCGGCGATGACCTTCTCCGCAGCGGCGACGACGTCGGCCACCTGTTGCTCGGCCGCACCGACGAACACCGTCTTGTCGGCGAGGAGCTCGTCGAGCTGCGCACGATCGAGCGGAATGCGGTCATCGCCGGCCAGCCGGTCGAGCAGATCGGGTTCACGGCCCTGCTCACGCATGGCAAGCGCGACCGCGACCGCGTTCTCCTTGATCGCCTCGTGTGCGGCCTCGCGGCCGACCCCGGCCCGTATCGAAGCCATCAGCACCTTGGTGGTGGCGAGGAACGGCAGGTAGCGGTCGAGCTCGTTCGCGATCACCGCCGGATAGGCACCGAACTCGGCGAGCACGGTCAGGAAGGTCTCCATGAGGCCGTCGATGGCGAAAAAGGCATCCGGGAGTGCGACGCGGCGGACCACAGAACAGAAGACATCGCCCTCGTTCCATTGCGCTCCCGCGAGCTCGGCTGCCATCGAACCGTAGCCGCGCAGGATGACCTGGAGTCCGTTGACACGCTCGCAGCTGCGGGTGTTCATCTTGTGCGGCATGGCCGAGCTGCCGACCTGGCCCGGCTGGAACCCTTCGGTCACCAGTTCGTGACCGGCCATCAACCGGATGGTGTGAGCCAACGACGACGGTCCCGCCGCCATCTGGACCAGCGCCGACACCACATCGTGGTCGAGGGACCTCGGGTAGATCTGGCCCACCGAGGTCAGGGAGCGCGCGAACCCGAGGTGATCGGCGACCCGCGCCTCGAGGTCGGCGAGTTTCGTGGCGTCGCCGCCGAGGAGGTCGAGCATGTCCTGCGAGGTCCCCATCGGCCCCTTGATGCCGCGCAGCGGATAGCGGTCGATGAGCTCACGCAGACGGGTCAGCGCGATCATCAGTTCGTCGGCCGCGCTGGCGAACCGCTTGCCGAGCGTCGTCGCCTGAGCGGCCACGTTGTGGCTACGCCCGGCCATGACCACCGTCGAATACTGGGCGGCCCGCTCGGCGGTGCGAGCGAGCACCGCGACACCATGAGCATGCACGTGTTCGAGTGAGCGCAGTATCTGCAGCTGCTCGACGTTCTCGGTGAGGTCACGGCTGGTCATGCCCTTGTGGATCTGCTCGTGACCGGCGAGCGCGTTGAACTCCTCGATCCGCGCCTTCACGTCGTGGCGGGTGAC is a genomic window of Gordonia sp. SID5947 containing:
- a CDS encoding SelT/SelW/SelH family protein: MAGPLISITYCTRCNWLLRASWMASELLSTFGTELGAVTLVPGTGGVFHIEVDGEQVWERTRDGGFPDVVTLKRLIRDTALPDWDLGHAERPS
- the purB gene encoding adenylosuccinate lyase, with protein sequence MSKPAISNVLASRYASADLAELWSSRHKIALERQLWIAVLKAQRDLGIDVPDGAIADYEKVVDQIDLDSIAERERVTRHDVKARIEEFNALAGHEQIHKGMTSRDLTENVEQLQILRSLEHVHAHGVAVLARTAERAAQYSTVVMAGRSHNVAAQATTLGKRFASAADELMIALTRLRELIDRYPLRGIKGPMGTSQDMLDLLGGDATKLADLEARVADHLGFARSLTSVGQIYPRSLDHDVVSALVQMAAGPSSLAHTIRLMAGHELVTEGFQPGQVGSSAMPHKMNTRSCERVNGLQVILRGYGSMAAELAGAQWNEGDVFCSVVRRVALPDAFFAIDGLMETFLTVLAEFGAYPAVIANELDRYLPFLATTKVLMASIRAGVGREAAHEAIKENAVAVALAMREQGREPDLLDRLAGDDRIPLDRAQLDELLADKTVFVGAAEQQVADVVAAAEKVIADYPDAAGYTPAPIL